A segment of the Manihot esculenta cultivar AM560-2 chromosome 13, M.esculenta_v8, whole genome shotgun sequence genome:
ACCATCCGCATGCGCGCCCGGGGAGAAttaggggccgttacgcatgggacaaagatctgattccctcgtacgtccgtatcaacgtagcaggaataggtggcccaatgacacaCGTTCTGTTAcccgtcactagcggacaaaaggaaacGTATAAAAGgggaaatactctcctctaggtctaagcttttcccagttttacagaacccattgtaaaaccctattttctagatctcagatcatcaaggactttcgcttaaacataacataacataacatatccaaaatgccaggggcgtagaatgggcctcacctgaacttccatatcgtatcatatcatatcatctcgaGGGCTATTGGATCAtctaatatccatccacatcaacagtaaattatgcaatgcataatattcgtgaattctaatgcaaacatcctaatatataaacatgacattcgtgatgcatgaacatgcttaaaaagtttggttactttaaaacaatagattagttcagttctactcacctctggctgacgctcgcctaacacTGACCCAATTatcactgcaggcctctacggtctcccgaGTCCGATtctacatagatggactcaaatgagggaccaaacataactataacatgactctaaacaactctccaaaacccccctaaaacataacaaaacatgcacataaaacaagcaaaggaaggctgggcaggggactttcagcggccggTTCGGCttgccgaaggtccctcacagatccgaaagtcagagaCTTTCGGGAGCAAGTTCGACGGTCTaaacccttcacagatccgaaagtccatgctttcggggggAGGTTAGGctgccaaaaggctgcctccacaagcaggttcggcggccaaaccgaggttctccagcaaggcagaacccgattctgacCTACGTACACAGCCACCAAAACACTCCAATCCTCTCACCTAACTCCACAAAAACATTCAAACTCACTCAACATGTATAGGggacataaaaactagcctaatcccgaacaagcaacaacaaaaacacaagAGGGAGCAAGCATTCATTAATACTAACACAAACCCtaaactttagatctaaccattcaatgcattattaacccttagccccttcttaaaacttatttaaaacataataaaataaatatttagacttacctcttggagatctaagggtGACAGCAactccaacttggagatgaggtaaaacggtCTCAGGAGATCTTCAAGGTTTTAAAAACTTGGATTCAAACTttcaaaaacaaaaggaaactCGTGAATTTCCTAAGAGggttgaaggaaaaacaacaaaaccATAAAAGGGAGGGCAAAGACTCAGCTCTGCcaaaaaatggagagaaagctctctcattttcgggctgaaggccttttataggtggctggataaaccacattcgggggccgaaaggggAGGTCCCGCGGCGGTACCACCTTCtgtggccgaacttggggtttttcttcaaaactcttttttttctttttaactcaaaacattaaaattttcaaatttatttaataaacacCTTATTTTACTCTTCTTAAGGAGATTTCAGATTTAAGATTCCAGATTCCAGATTTCAATGGAGATTTCGTCAGAAAATTAGAATTTCGAcgccggaatctagccgagtattacaacaTTAATGAGGAGAAGAGAAAAATAAGGAAGGAGCTAAAATACATGGCCGCGATCGGCGTTATTTTGCAAAGGGTGGGAAAAAATAGAAATTCAACGATGGCAAGTGGAGAAAAGACATTTAAATCAAGCAAAAAGATGGTATTCATGGCCTCATAAGAGGCCAGTTTAGGGACTTAAGACACATGTATAGCAGGCAATAAATATCCTCACGGAAAAGACTTTAAAACCAAAGGAGATTTGCATGCAACCACAACAATCAAGGATAATTAAGTCATTTAACAACCTTAAAATCATTACTATTTATGGATTGTTCATTGAGAGAACCCGAGttttaatgtatatatatatataaatattatattatattaacttTGAATATACACTTAAATTTGCTTCTCTATTATTGTAGTATGTGTTCATAATTAAAGCCCTcatactttttttaattattttttatacatctagtttgttaattttaaataaacttagattatattacaaatatcattattttatatagtttgtaattttaaatggtTATGAAAAGATGGAAAAAAATTTCATTGGATTTTACtgtgtttattttctttattaatcaaatgaaaaattaatgaaatccaTAAACTTTGTTGCTCAtctaaaaaattactaaaaccAAACATCATCTTATATGATAATAAAGTTTAATTCTATAAATTTGGTTAGCCACTTGGCACACTCAAATTTATATCAGATTCATTGGAGTCATTTTCTCATTCGATCCTTTGCGAAGATCACGATTTTATCTCTGAATATGATCTAttatataaattcattttaataataacTTGTTATTTATATTCTGAtctgattaaaaataaaaatagatttcAGCCTGACGCTTTTGGCAGGTCCAATTAGAGATCGTGGATTAGAAATGTCCCACATCGTTTACATAGaaatgcgggcaagagggagcGCCAGTATAAAATAAGCTTTGAGAGAAACTAGAAAGTATCTTTGCGCTTGGGGCAATGACGCAGCTAATGAGGTTCTAACCGAGGCGCGTCTATTGCTGGTTGAAAACTATTTCCAAACCCCCTCTTCGGCCTGGGCTTGACTCTGGCCGTCGAGAATTTCTGGAAGGGCTCCCTTCGGGGTAAAGCTCTACAATTCCCAGTGCCAAAAGATATTCTATATAATGGAAAGACTTGTTAAAGCTTGTATGCTCGTTGGCAAGTTGACGCGTAATTTGGCAACCTTGAAACGGTGATGAGCAAACTAATTTGTTGCTTAAGTAGACCGTGGTTTTTTGTTTGTCCCTGACGCCGGTATTATGATCCGACGGTCGTCATCTTTTCTGTTTAGCATTCAGTAAAAAATAGGGAGAAATTTTTCGACAAAAGTAGGAACTTCCATACTAAATCCTTCTGTTTCTTGGATACCACCATATGGCCCATATCTCCTTATTCGGCGAGATCCGTGAATTCTAGGTCAGTAGTCAGATTCCAAACCCCTCCCCCAAATTGGATTGCATTGCTTTCTAGTTCAATAACTGATCGTGATTTAGGGTTTTCTGTTCGCTATAATTCTCTGGTTTTTGAATTTGGATTTGCTTGTTTCGTTTTAGATGGATTGGCAAGGTCAGAAGCCGGCGGAGTACTTGATGCAGACTATACTGCTAGTACTCTCCGTGGTGGCTTTCTCTGCTGGCTATGTAATGGGATCGTTTCAAACAGTGATCCAAATTTACTCTGGAGAAGTGGTTCTCGCTCCATCGGTTACGGTCCCCAATTTGCCCTGGTTTAGCCACCCACTTCAGTGGTTAGACCCTATGGAAGCCTAGAAGCATCCCAACCGTCAGATTCAGCCTGTAAATTCGAAGAAGATATCTGCTAAAATGTAGGTCCTTTATTTGCTAAAATGTAGGTCCTTTATTTGAAGTCTTAGCGTTTActagggattttttttttagttacaCAATGAAAAGGAAAGGATTGTTATGGATTTGAATGCTAAAATGAAGTTGTTTGCTGTAAATTTTGAAGCTTTAGACCTGGGTAAACGTTTTATCAGTTTCTTGACTTATGATTTATGCCGTTTCTGTTCTTGCTTAAAGATATTTTACCCCTCTTGAGTGACCTAACCCTTGTATATGAGAAGGAATAGGTGATTAATACACTTTGAAAGATTTTTATTAACATGATGGTTGAATATGGAGTTTAATGTGAACGCAGTGGGTCATGGTGGTTTCAACCTAAGATAGTGAGACGAGAGTTTGCAGTTTGTGATATTTGATTGTTCTTATCATTCATAATCTGggtttcttttaattttgattgaGGTGTTGTAGGAATGGTGGGTGGATTTTAATTATCTATATCTGGGGTTTCTTAAAAGTGAGGCATGTGTTCGTGGGGAATCCTTCTGAATAGTAACAATGAGGACTCTCCAAACATATGTGAATGAGTAGTTTAAAATGAAGCAAATGCTCAACAGTGATAGATGATTGATCATTGATGGAATAGCACAGAAACGACACTCATATGCTACACTTTAGCATTTGGATTTGAATTTCTTTTCTTGGGAGCTTGACTCTGACCGGTTTGTGTTTGACACTGTTTGGTGTCTATGCCATCACACTTGGGCATCAAAATGCAATTAGCACCTAAGCATATCATGGTGTGGCAACCAAAAGGGCAGATACTTCATTTTTAGCTAAGTAAACCTTACCTTATATAGTTTATTTAATAAGGAAAGTAATAAATTCTAAACAAAGTAAATAAAAACAGAACGTAATGATAGAAGGCATAGTAATGTAATGCTTGAATGCTTCCATGTAAAAATGATTAGGGTTTGACTAAATAAATTATAGCGGTTACCACCTTTAAGATATATGATAACGAGGTGCTTTGTACGTATTGAAGAAAGGAGCCATAAGATGACAGAGTCAAATTACTACCGAATCCACTTTCagtttttcaaatatttttcagGCAATCACATGGCTCTTACTCTGTGTTACCCACCCAAGGAGCTCCCCCAAGGTTAACAACTTGAGTATTTGTATTActgttttaaaatataattaaaatatttttatattttgtaaaatcaaATTGTTGGTTAATTAATTCTGACCTTGAAAGTTTATATCCTCATAGTTTCAGTTATTTATCCATATTGTTTagtacttaaaattttattatctatatatatattttttatttatccaCATTATTTAGCACTTATttattatctatatatatattttaatttctttaatcaaaatgttaatttgattaaaacaaATTAACGAAATAGAGatcaactatttaattttagtaaaatatgaAACTATAGTAACTTCCCTTTTACATGATAAAGTTGTTCTCCATTTTTCACCTTCAAATTTTATATACTTTTCGCTAATTAGTTTTGGAGCGTCAACTCCAAAAACTAACTATAATATAATATCTTCTATATTAACAATCAAGTACAACAATAGCATTCTTTGAGTTAGCTTCGAGAACTCCAAATAGCTGCCAATCATAGAAAGGATCATAGTTATAGCAACCGTAATTTGCCTCAGATTATTATCTATACAAACAGAGCTCAATCTCTGTGATGAGAACGAGAAACGCTTTCAAAAAGTTAACTATTCATGGTTTATTTCTGTACACGGTTAGAACTTCCTACTGATTTTCATTCCTTAAAGCTCTCAAGATGGGGTCGTTTTCTTCATCTAGTGAGGTGTCGTCATCATCCAGTTCATCCAACTCGTCCAGTATAGATTGGTTGATCCTTTTGCGAGATTGTCTTCTATGCTTCTTGGGTTCCAAACGAGGTTCTGCTTGCTGCACACCCATGTCTCCTACCTTGTACCTGCAGAGTGGCACATTCAAACTTTAGCGTCCATGCCGGGAAATGAAACtctgctaataacaattgaACCACATATGGACCTGAAGCCGAAGTAGTACCGTGAATCCAGTTTAAACAGGGATAAAAGGGATTGTAGCTATCAAAGAGATTTCCTTAGAATTATTAGAAGGTACGGGCAGAAGACAAGTGCAAAGCAATTATTATCAAGTGTTCCGACACCACCTATGGAATCTATGGAAGAGGCATTGGCCAGTATCTGCTCTACTGCAGCAGATACCATTTTTCTCTAAGTTGaatgtataaattatataaGAATAATGTGAAGTAAAAGGTAATAAAACAGCCAATTTCCGCTCATTACTTTTTAACATTTGTACCCTATGAAGCTCATTCTAAACAATATGCCTAAAATAAGATTGTCTGAAACCataaatattagaaatattagAAGATTGTCTGAAACCATGATTAATTTTACACACCTTACATCAGCCTCCTTTTTTGTTCCAAATGTCCTCAATTGAAATTCCTCCCTGATTCTGATCTCATCAAGAAGTTGAAAATAGAAGGAATATCTTTCCCAATCACCTTTCACAATGCACCCAGGCTCACCAAGATGCAAGCAATCATTGAATGCACATTTAGCTGGTCCATTGGCACTCAGCATTTTCTGGATCTGAAACAAAGATATCAGTTGAAATGATAAGGTGTCAACCTAATAAAAAGTCAGTTAAATGATTGGAATGAAACATCTGATTTCAAGTTAGCTGACAAGTCACACCTCAGGGAATGCCTGTGCAAGAGATTGCTTGGTTACTTTAAGCAAACTAGGCTGGTTAAACCCAGGAGTATCAGCAAGATATCCCCCTCCAGATAGTGGAAGCAAAGAAACATTACGAGTGGTATGCTTCCCTCTGCCACTCCTTGTTGAAACTTCCCCAACACGCTGTTCCTCAAACCACTTACTTCCTAATATCTGGTAAATGCAAATGAATAATGAGTAAACTGTAAGGTACatcaaacataaaagaaaacgaAGATGGAGATGACAAGCAGGGAGATCAAACCCACAGGGTCAAACCAATTATCCACTTCTGCAGCATCACAAGCACGTGGGTTGTTTCTCAGAACATTTATCAGGCTAGATTTCCCAACTCCACTAGGACCCACAATCACTGTGGTTTGATCTCTCAAAATAAATGCAAGAGAATCAAGTCCGCGCTTGGATTCAACACTACAAAGCACTGGTTCATAACCCCAGCTACGCAGTCTACGTTTCCAGGCCACCAACGTCTACATAAGTCAAACAAAAATTCACAATCAATGGTACTGAACGAAAAAATGAAGAAGTAAACATTTTACTACCGGATATGCGTTCAGTGgttaggataggatatggagctTTTCTAGTACTTTTATATGCACAAGAGTAGACTAATAAGAAACTTATGACATATGAAATcatctttataaaattttaatgaaattaacaaCAACCAGAACAAAAAGAGATGAGCAACAACAAAGGATAGCTCTCTCCGTCCATAAACACCTACCGTCCTACACATTGTGATCCTGATACCTACTAATGAAAATCACAACCATTATAAACCTAAATCATTGTTTGGCTCCATGTTTGTAACAAACTAAAGCAAGGTCAAGTAACCATCCTGTCATTATCATATTACGCTACTGGTACTGACTACATTAGACATCAACCAGAGATGCTGCAAAAACCAAAAGTTTCCACCACCTCAGAACTTAATCGATTAAATGTGCAACTCCAGAGCAAGGCAAACAATGACAAAATTAGCCAATCGCGAGTATCCACCATTCTAACTTAGAATAAATCATCATAGTTATTTCTCAAAAATAAGCAAAATAAACAAGCAGCAACCTCAGCATCCATATTTACAGAAACTGAAGAGAAAAAAGGTATCCCAATCTACTGAGAGTTTAAAACATGAATCAACCATGATGCAAAAACAGAATTCACAGAACCATTGCAGACTAGAGATGCTAACCTCTTCGTCAACAAGCTCCGCTTTATTCAAAGCAAGCGTCAAGGGGATGCCAGTGGATTCAGCCTCCACCAGAAATCTCGTAAGGGTGAACGGCTCAAGCTTCGGCTGCTCCATGGAGAAAAGCACCAACAAGTGATCAACATTAGCTACCGGAGGGTCCAAAATCTCCGAGCTCCGTTGAAACACATTCTCGATCATGCCCCTTCTGTCCACCCAATCGATAGACCCTACCACTACCTTGTCCCCTACCAGCACTCTCCTCCTTATCTTTTTCAGCACCGCCCTCACCACACACAGCAACTCAACACCAATTTTACCTTCATCAGACTTACTACTAGAAGCTTCTTCTTCGCTCTTCTGGAAGTTGCCAGAAAGCTCGGAGGCTGGAGGAAGTGACTGGACGATTACGCGCATGAAGTTGGCTTGGGCAGCAGCGACAGTGCCGATGGCTTGGTAATCGGAGAGGTCAGGTTTGTCATCTAGAGAGAGTACCGGCGCCAGAGAGGAATACTCCTTGAAGGATTGTTTTGCTCTGAGGAGATTCTTGTTCGGTTGGGGTTTTCTGGAGACATTGTTAGGGTTCTTTTGCTGCTGCTGCTTGGCTGCGGCAATTGGAAGGAGGCGAAAGGAGGTTACGTGGCGGAGGAGGTTGTGGACGGCCGGGGTTCGATGGTTGAGGAAGAGGGAGAGTGAAGCGATCGACATCAGTAACAGTAATGAAAAATACCAAGGCAGCAGAAATGATTCTAGCTCGTgttttaaaatgataatttcCAATGAGAATTAACAAAGCGCTATTTACtagttaataatataaatacattAGAGCTGGTGCTCTATCTACAGCCTACAGTGAGGCTGAGGCTGAAGCTGCTTTCTcaactttttaatttatcagGTGGGTTGAGGTTGagaaattaaaaacatttcTGAAAAAATTGCTGTTGTTGATGCTGTGATcccctttttattatttttctaaaaattttgcTGAAAAATATTACTcactaaaactttttttttttaccgtgTGAATTGGATGTTCCATTTAAAGCCCATCGGGCTGAAGCTTAGTTCAAACATTAAAACAAGCATCTTCGGCCTAAATTCAGAGGAGAAAAAGCCACCCACACTCGGTCTACTCTCGTCCATCCTCCAAAACAATCGTCAAACAATCAACACCCACGAGGAAGCAACGATAATGACCAACGAAAAAACAAATCCAAACAAATCAAGCAAACCAGGCAACTCATACATTTTACTTTactcaaatcaaatcaaatcaaatcaaattttgataaatttaaatttattaaaaaataaatttaaaaactcgAATTCAACCTCGAATTCGACTCGATCTTTATTTATAAGTTCGAActcgattcataaaataaatattaaaatcgaGTTCGATTCGAACTCGatttataataaattcatttatcACATTAACGAGTCAATTCAAACTCTACTAAAAAAATTCGAATTTAAACTCATTTAGAC
Coding sequences within it:
- the LOC110629930 gene encoding small ribosomal subunit biogenesis GTPase RsgA 1, mitochondrial, which encodes MSIASLSLFLNHRTPAVHNLLRHVTSFRLLPIAAAKQQQQKNPNNVSRKPQPNKNLLRAKQSFKEYSSLAPVLSLDDKPDLSDYQAIGTVAAAQANFMRVIVQSLPPASELSGNFQKSEEEASSSKSDEGKIGVELLCVVRAVLKKIRRRVLVGDKVVVGSIDWVDRRGMIENVFQRSSEILDPPVANVDHLLVLFSMEQPKLEPFTLTRFLVEAESTGIPLTLALNKAELVDEETLVAWKRRLRSWGYEPVLCSVESKRGLDSLAFILRDQTTVIVGPSGVGKSSLINVLRNNPRACDAAEVDNWFDPILGSKWFEEQRVGEVSTRSGRGKHTTRNVSLLPLSGGGYLADTPGFNQPSLLKVTKQSLAQAFPEIQKMLSANGPAKCAFNDCLHLGEPGCIVKGDWERYSFYFQLLDEIRIREEFQLRTFGTKKEADVRYKVGDMGVQQAEPRLEPKKHRRQSRKRINQSILDELDELDDDDTSLDEENDPILRALRNENQ